Proteins from one Oncorhynchus masou masou isolate Uvic2021 chromosome 12, UVic_Omas_1.1, whole genome shotgun sequence genomic window:
- the LOC135549162 gene encoding endonuclease domain-containing 1 protein-like codes for MVSCIIARAQALAWVLVLVMVEAEVQENYSPACREFMYMGTPPLGLENKALKKICQRYNGKPRFVTLYDTFDHIPVYSAYTFKRSDGTKKVDVPWMYEPQLATVSDFGEMQPFPQGDLHRSFEDAQAVLEDYSNTVNFERGHLNPDEHQSDPNDKAATYTLTNVVPQVREFNIGPWKTHEHTIRRRLNNYCRGTAYMVTGVTTSGNMIRRHNIDRVAVPTYLWSAYCCIDYDRNTPFEERTKFPAYAAHGLNEKERPEVLEMSVQQLENFLKSVTFVDKTFQIFYDNCVSPDNGLHMT; via the exons ATGGTTTCTTGCATCATAGCACGAGCTCAGGCGTTGGCCTGGGTGTTAGTTCTGGTGATGGTGGAGGCAGAGGTACAGGAGAACTACTCACCTGCGTGCCGCGAGTTCATGTACATGGGCACACCACCACTGGGACTTGAGAACAAAGCACTAAAGAAGATTTGCCAGCGCTACAACGGCAAGCCACGTTTTGTCACCCTGTATGACACCTTTGATCACATCCCCGTCTACTCTGCCTACACGTTCAAGCGCTCGGACGGCACCAAAAAGGTTGATGTGCCCTGGATGTACGAGCCACAG ctcgccacagtgtctgattttgGGGAGATGCAGCCCTTTCCTCAAGGCGACCTCCATCGCAGTTTTGAGGATGCCCAAGCGGTGCTGGAAGACTACTCCAACACAGTGAACTTTGAGCGTGGCCACCTAAACCCTGACGAGCACCAGTCTGACCCCAACGACAAGGCAGCCACCTACACCCTGACCAACGTGGTCCCTCAGGTCCGGGAGTTCAACATTGGCCCCTGGAAGACCCACGAGCACACCATACGCCGCCGCCTCAACAACTACTGCCGCGGCACCGCCTACATGGTCACTGGTGTCACCACCTCAGGGAACATGATCCGCCGCCACAACATTGACCGTGTGGCCGTTCCCACCTACCTGTGGTCAGCTTACTGCTGCATCGACTACGACCGCAACACGCCCTTTGAGGAGCGCACCAAGTTCCCAGCCTACGCGGCCCACGGTCTCAATGAGAAAGAGAGGCCTGAGGTGCTGGAGATGTCTGTTCAACAGCTGGAGAACTTCCTCAAGAGTGTCACCTTTGTGGACAAGACCTTTCAGATCTTCTATGATAACTGTGTATCCCCTGATAATGGCCTGCACATGACTTGA